One genomic window of Penaeus chinensis breed Huanghai No. 1 chromosome 35, ASM1920278v2, whole genome shotgun sequence includes the following:
- the LOC125044343 gene encoding protein shank-like isoform X4 gives MVMSIVNGGALLDYRTKDGVTAMHRAVQANNFEAVKTLLDLGASPNYRDSRGLTPLYYSVTHNTDPLLCEALLHDYAVIGACDNQGWQETHQACRNKLVQHLEHLLFYGADMNAQNASGNTPLHVCAVNNLEDCARVLLFRGCDKNALNYANQTPYQVAVIAGNMELGDVIKNHSIEDVVPFKEPPKYNPNRRISGAPLSRTHSDPRLEVCAVTKPPSPSPSSRSIPPFSSASSLSETSTGSSSTCTHPSEMDSEECASALGSASLNAGKWAGMDCCDMVSDSSGVCTSNSGSAESYDATPTDITHFDVGMLVVCLHQYTPHKQGHLDINAGDILEVTGSTDDGMLEGVIRGVTGVFPPQCVQEVRLRNPQAVRESLIAPQVARVQGRREMLVHQHYGTAPRLRKPVVNQASEPRTVVLHRGKKGFGFVLRGAKATSPLMERPNERGPALQYLDDVDPGGVADLAGLKKGDYLLRINGEDVSQASHEHVVNLIRKSGDLVQMMVVTPAPVTFTPHKPPIGNLGTIRRGCQTLPRKLPAEALDASMRENGDLMSRSAGVFPGGPYGSSHYGVSHYTSGSQYGTPQGTPTIGTPVGTPPGLKVASIKARPSSKRMTAAEMEDMMTQSGSLPSSPPSTPTGRPPRVYASVAEMKKAKALKARQPLDLTRLHKGFHSTPDLKAEVTGTLPAFTIEEKRKSVSQEDLFVTALNERNSRHSLVCLPPHSSTLERITVGSPESKESWQSGEEGTEEESSDSPNISPGPLEYRMLRRSQSAVNTTMLRKAGLHPPPTHPPPPPPLGQLVKVDISRSKSDYATVGVAPSTPEAMPVSPGVQSSFRPTDCAKLYASPEEIKTVGYRSPEMMATLNRKNASVKSRSQSLPPSTNRPSVQRGSPDKDTSLDSGIYLTTYSTFRGTEGETSRSREVVSPSSAGKTPVSDTVTYARPKNNKSIHDRAESSSPSKAYTGPGSVVSPAPDIPEPDYSSDEDHTYNSQDESQSKKTRTLKKKKPTVAFSPNLVTSTSESSDIPHYAAPAKHPTPLAGNFKDLIAQKAAERQARQDDGPEQTRSATSSPSKRANGSNGNGNGNGKAISDAIQESALFNRQKEKTVPTGTKARPAPAVQREDSKSTLKMKNSRSCPHDFNLEDGDNSSSGVSSDQDVHQESNYVTVINTESDTISANKTDRFVRHGTRDDSSEASESSDEASDRTWILTNEKGSDSGKDSDSNGARRSGTLTRNAVSLVKLPPPQETTEPDLDTELDVGQGRIMSRSVDQDTISTLSSLSSLSSGSGSTGEREMQHPMHAGQIPSSAPSSLQMRATLPRLPSSASSSRGSSAPPVSQAIRATVTGTLGRSRPTTREHHWEVEGEPKAVRERSAPPTSRSSTLERDSYKKSTNVDTGETEYERSIEESLQLIRMHMDSLNEVNTLAGVPIREQAGGGEMVLAPPPEFCDMSMAGAQGRKNNKTVIHIGEEEFDQPGRRGPNVHEEEEELLPRFRHKTLTEWTTRDTTEWLESIFMPEYKDSFEEQDIDGKKLMDINNESLINLGVRRVGHRVNMEKSLKRYKPTERIDL, from the exons GTTGCAGTCATTGCAGGCAATATGGAACTTGGTGATGTGATAAAGAACCATAGCATAGAGGATGTTG TTCCATTCAAGGAGCCACCAAAATACAACCCCAACCGTCGCATCTCTGGCGCTCCTCTTTCCCGCACGCATTCTGACCCAAGATTAGAAGTATGTGCTGTGACGAAGCCCCCCTCGCCGTCCCCCTCCAGTAGATCCATCCCACCCTTCAGTTCTGCCTCCTCTCTTAGTGAGACATCGACTGGCAGTAGTTCTACATGTACGCATCCGAGCGAGATGGATTCTGAAGAGTGTGCCAGTGCTTTAGGATCTGCCAGCCTCAATGCTGGTAAGTGGG CAGGCATGGATTGCTGTGATATGGTGAGTGACAGCTCTGGTGTCTGCACTTCCAACAGCGGGAGTGCAGAAAGTTATGATGCGACACCTACTGACATCACTCACTTTGACGTAGGCATGCTGGTGGTATGTTTACATCAGTATACCCCACACAAACAGGGACACCTGGACATTAATGCAGGCGATATTTTGGAAG TAACTGGTAGCACTGATGACGGCATGTTAGAGGGTGTCATCCGGGGGGTCACAGGCGTCTTCCCACCCCAGTGCGTGCAGGAAGTGCGCCTGCGTAACCCACAAGCTGTAAGGGAGTCCTTGATTGCACCACAAGTAGCAAGAGTTCAAGGAAGACGTGAAATGTTGGTCCACCAGCACTATGGGACAGCACCAAGACTCAGGAAGCCAGTGGTCAATCA AGCCAGTGAGCCACGTACTGTTGTTTTGCATAGAGGCAAAAAGGGCTTTGGTTTTGTGTTACGAGGAGCAAAGGCAACTTCGCCTCTTATGGAGCGGCCTAATGAACGAGGTCCAGCACTCCAGTACTTGGATGACGTGGATCCTGGGGGGGTAGCAGACTTAGCAGGCCTTAAAAAGGGTGACTATTTACTCAGG ATTAATGGAGAAGACGTATCCCAAGCATCCCATGAGCACGTCGTCAATCTCATCCGGAAATCTGGAGACTTGGTCCAGATGATGGTTGTGACTCCTGCGCCCGTCACCTTCACTCCTCACAAACCGCCAATAGGCAACCTGGGAACTATCAGACGTGGGTGCCAGACACTCCCTCGAAAGCTCCCTGCAG AAGCACTGGATGCCAGCATGAGGGAGAACGGAGACCTGATGTCCCGTTCCGCCGGAGTGTTCCCTGGCGGCCCCTATGGCAGTAGTCACTATGGTGTCAGTCACTACACCAGTGGGAGCCAGTATGGGACACCCCAGGGAACGCCCACCATAGGCACGCCAGTGGGTACCCCACCAGGCCTCAAGGTAGCATCCATCAAAGCCCGACCTTCCTCCAAACGCATGACAGCTGCCGAGATGGAGGACATGATGACCCAGTCtggctctcttccctcctctcctccgtcaaCTCCTACTGGGCGTCCTCCTCGTGTGTATGCCAGTGTGGCTGAGATGAAGAAGGCAAAG GCCCTGAAGGCTCGGCAGCCATTGGACCTTACCAGACTGCACAAGGGTTTCCATTCTACCCCAGACTTGAAAGCCGAGGTCACGGGTACCCTTCCAGCTTTTACCATCGAGGAGAAGCGCAAGTCTGTTTCACAGGAAGACCTCTTCGTGACAGCATTAAACGAACGCAATTCACGACACTCCCTTGTGTGTCTGCCACCCCACTCGAGCACTCTGGAGAGGATCACGGTGGGGTCTCCCGAGTCTAAAGAGTCGTGGCAGAGTGGTGAGGAAGGGACAGAAGAGGAGAGCAGTGATTCTCCCAACATTTCTCCTGGCCCATTGGAGTATCGTATGTTAAGGCGATCACAGTCTGCTGTCAATACTACTATGTTGCGTAAAGCAGGCCTACATccaccaccaacacacccaccacctcctccaccactagGACAGCTTGTGAAAGTGGATATTAGTAGATCCAAAAGTGATTATGCAACTGTTGGAGTTGCTCCTTCCACCCCAGAGGCTATGCCAGTGTCACCAGGAGTTCAGTCCAGTTTTAGACCTACTGATTGTGCTAAGCTTTATGCGTCaccagaagaaataaagacagttGGCTATCGCAGTCCTGAAATGATGGCGACATTAAATCGTAAAAATGCCAGTGTTAAAAGTCGTTCTCAGAGCTTACCCCCAAGCACCAATAGACCAAGTGTACAGAGGGGTTCCCCAGACAAGGACACATCTCTTGATTCTGGAATATACCTTACAACATATTCCACCTTCAGAGGAACAGAAGGGGAAACCTCAAGAAGTCGTGAAGTTGTATCACCCAGTAGTGCTGGAAAGACCCCAGTTAGTGATACTGTTACATATGCAAGACCCAAGAATAACAAGAGTATACATGATCGTGCAGAGTCTAGTTCTCCAAGTAAAGCTTATACAGGACCAGGTTCTGTAGTGTCTCCAGCACCTGACATCCCTGAACCAGATTATAGTTCAGATGAAGATCATACTTACAACTCACAAGATGAGTCTCAGTCCAAGAAGACCAGAACCCTGAAGAAGAAAAAGCCCACAGTGGCATTTTCTCCCAATCTTGTGACTTCCACATCAGAGTCATCTGACATACCTCATTATGCTGCACCAGCTAAACACCCAACACCTTTGGCTGGCAATTTCAAAGACTTGATAGCTCAGAAAGCAGCTGAGAGGCAGGCAAGACAAGATGATGGACCTGAACAAACAAGGTCAGCAACATCAAGTCCAAGTAAGAGAGCCAATGGaagtaatggcaatggtaatggtaatggcaaggCCATATCAGATGCTATCCAGGAATCAGCCCTCTTtaacagacaaaaggaaaaaactgTACCAACAGGAACCAAAGCCAGACCTGCTCCAGCTGTGCAGAGGGAAGATTCAAAGTCTACCTTAAAGATGAAGAATTCCCGTTCTTGTCCCCATGATTTTAATCTTGAGGATGGGGATAATTCTTCTAGTGGAGTTAGCTCTGATCAGGATGTTCATCAAGAGTCAAATTATGTGACAGTCATCAACACAGAGTCTGACACCATATCTGCTAATAAAACAGATAGGTTTGTGAGACATGGGACCAGAGATGACAGTTCTGAGGCATCTGAAAGCTCTGATGAAGCTAGTGATCGTACTTGGATATTAACAAATGAAAAGGGAAGTGATTCAGGAAAagacagtgatagtaatggtgcTCGAAGATCAGGAACTCTGACAAGAAATGCAGTGTCATTAGTGAAGCTTCCTCCTCCACAAGAAACAACTGAGCCAGATTTAGACACGGAGCTAGATGTTGGACAAGGGCGAATTATGTCTCGCTCCGTTGATCAAGATACCATAAGTACATTATCATCACTTAGCAGCTTGTCATCTGGATCAGGcagtacaggagagagagaaatgcagcaTCCTATGCATGCTGGCCAAATACCCAGCTCAGCACCAAGCTCATTACAGATGAGAGCCACTCTCCCAAGGCTTCCCTCGAGTGCATCAAGCTCTAGAGGAAGCTCAGCACCCCCAGTGAGCCAGGCCATCAGAGCAACAGTCACTGGAACACTTGGTCGAAGTCGGCCCACAACAAGAGAACATCATTGGGAGGTCGAAGGGGAACCTAAGGCTGTGAGGGAAAGGAGTGCACCACCCACCTCTCGCTCTTCTACACTGGAAAGAGATAGTTATAAGAAGAGCACTAATGTTGATACGGGAGAGACCGAGTATGAAAGGAGTATTGAAGAATCCTTGCAGTTAATCCGTATGCACATGGACTCCCTCAATGAAGTGAATACGCTAGCAGGAGTTCCTATTCGAGAGCAAGCAGGTGGTGGGGAGATGGTCCTGGCACCTCCTCCAGAGTTTTGCGATATGTCCATGGCTGGAGCCCAAGGCAGGAAAAATAACAAGACTGTTATCCATATTGGTGAAGAAGAATTTGATCAGCCTGGAAGAAGGGGCCCAAATGtccatgaagaggaggaggaactgctACCAAGATTCAGACACAAGACCCTGACCGAGTGGACGACACGTGATACAACTGAGTGGCTAGAAAGTATATTTATGCCCGAGTACAAAGACTCCTTTGAGGAACAGGATATTGATGGGAAGAAACTCATGGATATTAACAATGAATCGCTTATAAATTTAGGCGTGAGAAGGGTTGGGCATCGAGTTAACATGGAAAAATCCCTAAAAAGGTATAAGCCCACTGAAAGAATTGATCTTTGA
- the LOC125044343 gene encoding uncharacterized protein LOC125044343 isoform X2: MVMSIVNGGALLDYRTKDGVTAMHRAVQANNFEAVKTLLDLGASPNYRDSRGLTPLYYSVTHNTDPLLCEALLHDYAVIGACDNQGWQETHQACRNKLVQHLEHLLFYGADMNAQNASGNTPLHVCAVNNLEDCARVLLFRGCDKNALNYANQTPYQVAVIAGNMELGDVIKNHSIEDVVPFKEPPKYNPNRRISGAPLSRTHSDPRLEVCAVTKPPSPSPSSRSIPPFSSASSLSETSTGSSSTCTHPSEMDSEECASALGSASLNAAGMDCCDMVSDSSGVCTSNSGSAESYDATPTDITHFDVGMLVVCLHQYTPHKQGHLDINAGDILEVTGSTDDGMLEGVIRGVTGVFPPQCVQEVRLRNPQAVRESLIAPQVARVQGRREMLVHQHYGTAPRLRKPVVNQASEPRTVVLHRGKKGFGFVLRGAKATSPLMERPNERGPALQYLDDVDPGGVADLAGLKKGDYLLRINGEDVSQASHEHVVNLIRKSGDLVQMMVVTPAPVTFTPHKPPIGNLGTIRRGCQTLPRKLPAVRSSQAPPAPPPRDPRTTLSVGRARAKSMVAGLQDIEALDASMRENGDLMSRSAGVFPGGPYGSSHYGVSHYTSGSQYGTPQGTPTIGTPVGTPPGLKVASIKARPSSKRMTAAEMEDMMTQSGSLPSSPPSTPTGRPPRVYASVAEMKKAKALKARQPLDLTRLHKGFHSTPDLKAEVTGTLPAFTIEEKRKSVSQEDLFVTALNERNSRHSLVCLPPHSSTLERITVGSPESKESWQSGEEGTEEESSDSPNISPGPLEYRMLRRSQSAVNTTMLRKAGLHPPPTHPPPPPPLGQLVKVDISRSKSDYATVGVAPSTPEAMPVSPGVQSSFRPTDCAKLYASPEEIKTVGYRSPEMMATLNRKNASVKSRSQSLPPSTNRPSVQRGSPDKDTSLDSGIYLTTYSTFRGTEGETSRSREVVSPSSAGKTPVSDTVTYARPKNNKSIHDRAESSSPSKAYTGPGSVVSPAPDIPEPDYSSDEDHTYNSQDESQSKKTRTLKKKKPTVAFSPNLVTSTSESSDIPHYAAPAKHPTPLAGNFKDLIAQKAAERQARQDDGPEQTRSATSSPSKRANGSNGNGNGNGKAISDAIQESALFNRQKEKTVPTGTKARPAPAVQREDSKSTLKMKNSRSCPHDFNLEDGDNSSSGVSSDQDVHQESNYVTVINTESDTISANKTDRFVRHGTRDDSSEASESSDEASDRTWILTNEKGSDSGKDSDSNGARRSGTLTRNAVSLVKLPPPQETTEPDLDTELDVGQGRIMSRSVDQDTISTLSSLSSLSSGSGSTGEREMQHPMHAGQIPSSAPSSLQMRATLPRLPSSASSSRGSSAPPVSQAIRATVTGTLGRSRPTTREHHWEVEGEPKAVRERSAPPTSRSSTLERDSYKKSTNVDTGETEYERSIEESLQLIRMHMDSLNEVNTLAGVPIREQAGGGEMVLAPPPEFCDMSMAGAQGRKNNKTVIHIGEEEFDQPGRRGPNVHEEEEELLPRFRHKTLTEWTTRDTTEWLESIFMPEYKDSFEEQDIDGKKLMDINNESLINLGVRRVGHRVNMEKSLKRYKPTERIDL; this comes from the exons GTTGCAGTCATTGCAGGCAATATGGAACTTGGTGATGTGATAAAGAACCATAGCATAGAGGATGTTG TTCCATTCAAGGAGCCACCAAAATACAACCCCAACCGTCGCATCTCTGGCGCTCCTCTTTCCCGCACGCATTCTGACCCAAGATTAGAAGTATGTGCTGTGACGAAGCCCCCCTCGCCGTCCCCCTCCAGTAGATCCATCCCACCCTTCAGTTCTGCCTCCTCTCTTAGTGAGACATCGACTGGCAGTAGTTCTACATGTACGCATCCGAGCGAGATGGATTCTGAAGAGTGTGCCAGTGCTTTAGGATCTGCCAGCCTCAATGCTG CAGGCATGGATTGCTGTGATATGGTGAGTGACAGCTCTGGTGTCTGCACTTCCAACAGCGGGAGTGCAGAAAGTTATGATGCGACACCTACTGACATCACTCACTTTGACGTAGGCATGCTGGTGGTATGTTTACATCAGTATACCCCACACAAACAGGGACACCTGGACATTAATGCAGGCGATATTTTGGAAG TAACTGGTAGCACTGATGACGGCATGTTAGAGGGTGTCATCCGGGGGGTCACAGGCGTCTTCCCACCCCAGTGCGTGCAGGAAGTGCGCCTGCGTAACCCACAAGCTGTAAGGGAGTCCTTGATTGCACCACAAGTAGCAAGAGTTCAAGGAAGACGTGAAATGTTGGTCCACCAGCACTATGGGACAGCACCAAGACTCAGGAAGCCAGTGGTCAATCA AGCCAGTGAGCCACGTACTGTTGTTTTGCATAGAGGCAAAAAGGGCTTTGGTTTTGTGTTACGAGGAGCAAAGGCAACTTCGCCTCTTATGGAGCGGCCTAATGAACGAGGTCCAGCACTCCAGTACTTGGATGACGTGGATCCTGGGGGGGTAGCAGACTTAGCAGGCCTTAAAAAGGGTGACTATTTACTCAGG ATTAATGGAGAAGACGTATCCCAAGCATCCCATGAGCACGTCGTCAATCTCATCCGGAAATCTGGAGACTTGGTCCAGATGATGGTTGTGACTCCTGCGCCCGTCACCTTCACTCCTCACAAACCGCCAATAGGCAACCTGGGAACTATCAGACGTGGGTGCCAGACACTCCCTCGAAAGCTCCCTGCAG TGCGGTCGTCCCAAGccccccctgcaccccccccaagagaccccagaACCACCTTAAGTGTTGGGCGGGCGCGAGCCAAGTCTATGGTGGCTGGACTCCAGGACATTG AAGCACTGGATGCCAGCATGAGGGAGAACGGAGACCTGATGTCCCGTTCCGCCGGAGTGTTCCCTGGCGGCCCCTATGGCAGTAGTCACTATGGTGTCAGTCACTACACCAGTGGGAGCCAGTATGGGACACCCCAGGGAACGCCCACCATAGGCACGCCAGTGGGTACCCCACCAGGCCTCAAGGTAGCATCCATCAAAGCCCGACCTTCCTCCAAACGCATGACAGCTGCCGAGATGGAGGACATGATGACCCAGTCtggctctcttccctcctctcctccgtcaaCTCCTACTGGGCGTCCTCCTCGTGTGTATGCCAGTGTGGCTGAGATGAAGAAGGCAAAG GCCCTGAAGGCTCGGCAGCCATTGGACCTTACCAGACTGCACAAGGGTTTCCATTCTACCCCAGACTTGAAAGCCGAGGTCACGGGTACCCTTCCAGCTTTTACCATCGAGGAGAAGCGCAAGTCTGTTTCACAGGAAGACCTCTTCGTGACAGCATTAAACGAACGCAATTCACGACACTCCCTTGTGTGTCTGCCACCCCACTCGAGCACTCTGGAGAGGATCACGGTGGGGTCTCCCGAGTCTAAAGAGTCGTGGCAGAGTGGTGAGGAAGGGACAGAAGAGGAGAGCAGTGATTCTCCCAACATTTCTCCTGGCCCATTGGAGTATCGTATGTTAAGGCGATCACAGTCTGCTGTCAATACTACTATGTTGCGTAAAGCAGGCCTACATccaccaccaacacacccaccacctcctccaccactagGACAGCTTGTGAAAGTGGATATTAGTAGATCCAAAAGTGATTATGCAACTGTTGGAGTTGCTCCTTCCACCCCAGAGGCTATGCCAGTGTCACCAGGAGTTCAGTCCAGTTTTAGACCTACTGATTGTGCTAAGCTTTATGCGTCaccagaagaaataaagacagttGGCTATCGCAGTCCTGAAATGATGGCGACATTAAATCGTAAAAATGCCAGTGTTAAAAGTCGTTCTCAGAGCTTACCCCCAAGCACCAATAGACCAAGTGTACAGAGGGGTTCCCCAGACAAGGACACATCTCTTGATTCTGGAATATACCTTACAACATATTCCACCTTCAGAGGAACAGAAGGGGAAACCTCAAGAAGTCGTGAAGTTGTATCACCCAGTAGTGCTGGAAAGACCCCAGTTAGTGATACTGTTACATATGCAAGACCCAAGAATAACAAGAGTATACATGATCGTGCAGAGTCTAGTTCTCCAAGTAAAGCTTATACAGGACCAGGTTCTGTAGTGTCTCCAGCACCTGACATCCCTGAACCAGATTATAGTTCAGATGAAGATCATACTTACAACTCACAAGATGAGTCTCAGTCCAAGAAGACCAGAACCCTGAAGAAGAAAAAGCCCACAGTGGCATTTTCTCCCAATCTTGTGACTTCCACATCAGAGTCATCTGACATACCTCATTATGCTGCACCAGCTAAACACCCAACACCTTTGGCTGGCAATTTCAAAGACTTGATAGCTCAGAAAGCAGCTGAGAGGCAGGCAAGACAAGATGATGGACCTGAACAAACAAGGTCAGCAACATCAAGTCCAAGTAAGAGAGCCAATGGaagtaatggcaatggtaatggtaatggcaaggCCATATCAGATGCTATCCAGGAATCAGCCCTCTTtaacagacaaaaggaaaaaactgTACCAACAGGAACCAAAGCCAGACCTGCTCCAGCTGTGCAGAGGGAAGATTCAAAGTCTACCTTAAAGATGAAGAATTCCCGTTCTTGTCCCCATGATTTTAATCTTGAGGATGGGGATAATTCTTCTAGTGGAGTTAGCTCTGATCAGGATGTTCATCAAGAGTCAAATTATGTGACAGTCATCAACACAGAGTCTGACACCATATCTGCTAATAAAACAGATAGGTTTGTGAGACATGGGACCAGAGATGACAGTTCTGAGGCATCTGAAAGCTCTGATGAAGCTAGTGATCGTACTTGGATATTAACAAATGAAAAGGGAAGTGATTCAGGAAAagacagtgatagtaatggtgcTCGAAGATCAGGAACTCTGACAAGAAATGCAGTGTCATTAGTGAAGCTTCCTCCTCCACAAGAAACAACTGAGCCAGATTTAGACACGGAGCTAGATGTTGGACAAGGGCGAATTATGTCTCGCTCCGTTGATCAAGATACCATAAGTACATTATCATCACTTAGCAGCTTGTCATCTGGATCAGGcagtacaggagagagagaaatgcagcaTCCTATGCATGCTGGCCAAATACCCAGCTCAGCACCAAGCTCATTACAGATGAGAGCCACTCTCCCAAGGCTTCCCTCGAGTGCATCAAGCTCTAGAGGAAGCTCAGCACCCCCAGTGAGCCAGGCCATCAGAGCAACAGTCACTGGAACACTTGGTCGAAGTCGGCCCACAACAAGAGAACATCATTGGGAGGTCGAAGGGGAACCTAAGGCTGTGAGGGAAAGGAGTGCACCACCCACCTCTCGCTCTTCTACACTGGAAAGAGATAGTTATAAGAAGAGCACTAATGTTGATACGGGAGAGACCGAGTATGAAAGGAGTATTGAAGAATCCTTGCAGTTAATCCGTATGCACATGGACTCCCTCAATGAAGTGAATACGCTAGCAGGAGTTCCTATTCGAGAGCAAGCAGGTGGTGGGGAGATGGTCCTGGCACCTCCTCCAGAGTTTTGCGATATGTCCATGGCTGGAGCCCAAGGCAGGAAAAATAACAAGACTGTTATCCATATTGGTGAAGAAGAATTTGATCAGCCTGGAAGAAGGGGCCCAAATGtccatgaagaggaggaggaactgctACCAAGATTCAGACACAAGACCCTGACCGAGTGGACGACACGTGATACAACTGAGTGGCTAGAAAGTATATTTATGCCCGAGTACAAAGACTCCTTTGAGGAACAGGATATTGATGGGAAGAAACTCATGGATATTAACAATGAATCGCTTATAAATTTAGGCGTGAGAAGGGTTGGGCATCGAGTTAACATGGAAAAATCCCTAAAAAGGTATAAGCCCACTGAAAGAATTGATCTTTGA